The Solibacillus sp. FSL W7-1464 genome contains a region encoding:
- a CDS encoding AbrB/MazE/SpoVT family DNA-binding domain-containing protein has protein sequence MKSTGIVRKVDELGRVVIPIELRRTLGIAEKDALEIYVDDDKIILKKYMPNMTCAVTGEVSDENMRLVGGKLILSSEGAEALMKEIQENLKK, from the coding sequence ATGAAATCAACAGGTATCGTACGTAAAGTAGACGAATTAGGACGTGTAGTAATTCCAATCGAATTACGCCGTACATTAGGTATTGCAGAAAAAGACGCTTTAGAAATCTATGTGGATGACGACAAAATCATCTTAAAAAAATATATGCCTAACATGACATGTGCAGTAACTGGTGAAGTTTCTGATGAAAACATGCGTTTAGTAGGCGGTAAATTAATCTTGTCTTCTGAAGGTGCAGAAGCATTAATGAAAGAAATTCAAGAAAACTTAAAGAAATAA
- the metG gene encoding methionine--tRNA ligase, whose product MSEQQTFYITTPIYYPSGKFHIGTAYTTVASDAIARYKRLKGFDVRFLTGMDEHGQKIQEKAQEANMHPQDYVNEIAEGAKKLWNTMDISYNDFIQTTETRHKESVEKIFRKFLDNGDIYKGEYEGLYCVPCESYYTETQLVDGKCPDCGRDVQKVKEESYFFNMKKYADRLLAYYENNLEFIEPESRKNEMINNFIKPGLEDLSVSRTSFDWGIKVPGNPKHVIYVWVDALSNYITSLGYGSDNEELFNKYWPADVHVVGKDIVRFHTIYWPIFLMALDLPLPKKIFAHGFIMMKDGKMSKSKGNVVYPEMLIERYGLDATRYFLLRELPFGQDGVFSPESFVERTNFDLANDLGNLLNRTVSMMNKYFDGVIPTENLEATQYDAALKEHAENVRVKYEESMEKMQFSVVLSEIWSLVSRTNKYIDETSPWVLAKEESDKNKLAAVMNNLAESLRHIAVMIQPFMTNAPKQIIEQLGLDEKSLHWDTIETFGNVIPKNIKVAEKGTPIFPRLDTEVEVAYIREQMQSSVKTVQEEETTTVEAPDTEEITIDDFMKVDLRVATVVACEPVAKAKKLLKLQVDLGYEQRQVVSGIAEHYKPEELIGKKVIVVANLKPVTLRGELSQGMILAGSHDGVLTLATVDPKLANGAQVK is encoded by the coding sequence GTGAGTGAACAACAAACATTCTATATAACAACCCCAATTTATTACCCGAGTGGAAAATTCCATATCGGTACTGCATATACGACGGTTGCATCTGATGCAATAGCGCGATATAAGCGTTTAAAAGGATTTGATGTCCGTTTTTTGACAGGCATGGATGAACACGGACAAAAAATTCAGGAAAAAGCACAAGAAGCTAATATGCATCCACAAGATTATGTAAATGAGATTGCAGAAGGCGCCAAAAAATTATGGAATACTATGGATATTTCCTATAATGACTTTATTCAAACCACTGAAACACGTCATAAAGAGTCTGTAGAGAAAATTTTCCGGAAATTTTTAGACAACGGCGACATTTACAAAGGCGAGTATGAAGGACTTTATTGTGTACCTTGTGAGTCTTATTATACTGAGACGCAATTAGTCGATGGAAAGTGTCCGGATTGTGGACGAGATGTGCAAAAAGTTAAAGAAGAGTCATATTTCTTTAATATGAAGAAATACGCAGACCGCCTGCTTGCTTATTATGAAAATAATTTAGAATTTATCGAGCCGGAATCTCGCAAAAATGAAATGATCAATAACTTCATTAAACCGGGTTTGGAAGATTTATCTGTATCCCGTACATCATTTGACTGGGGAATTAAAGTACCAGGGAATCCTAAACATGTTATTTACGTATGGGTCGATGCATTATCGAACTATATTACTTCATTAGGATACGGTTCTGACAATGAAGAACTATTCAATAAATACTGGCCGGCAGATGTCCATGTAGTAGGGAAAGATATTGTTCGTTTCCATACAATTTACTGGCCGATTTTCTTAATGGCATTGGATTTACCATTACCTAAGAAAATTTTTGCACACGGTTTCATTATGATGAAAGACGGAAAAATGTCGAAATCTAAAGGGAATGTCGTGTATCCGGAAATGTTAATCGAGCGATATGGTTTAGATGCAACACGTTATTTCTTATTGCGTGAGCTGCCATTTGGTCAAGATGGCGTATTTTCACCTGAATCATTTGTTGAGCGTACAAATTTCGACTTGGCAAACGATTTAGGAAATCTTTTAAATAGAACAGTTTCCATGATGAATAAGTATTTCGATGGGGTAATTCCTACTGAAAACTTGGAAGCAACACAATATGATGCAGCATTAAAAGAACATGCTGAAAATGTACGTGTTAAATATGAAGAAAGTATGGAAAAAATGCAGTTTAGTGTCGTACTTTCTGAAATATGGTCATTAGTTTCACGCACAAATAAATATATTGATGAAACTTCTCCATGGGTATTGGCAAAAGAGGAATCTGACAAAAATAAACTTGCCGCTGTTATGAATAATTTGGCAGAAAGCTTACGTCATATTGCAGTTATGATACAGCCATTTATGACAAATGCGCCAAAACAAATTATTGAACAATTAGGTCTTGATGAAAAATCATTACATTGGGACACAATTGAAACATTCGGTAATGTTATTCCGAAAAACATAAAAGTTGCAGAAAAAGGAACTCCAATCTTCCCACGCCTTGATACAGAAGTGGAAGTTGCTTACATTCGTGAGCAAATGCAGAGCTCTGTAAAAACAGTACAGGAAGAGGAAACAACAACGGTTGAAGCACCGGATACAGAAGAAATTACAATTGACGATTTCATGAAAGTAGATTTACGTGTTGCAACAGTAGTAGCATGTGAACCAGTTGCGAAAGCTAAGAAGTTATTAAAGCTTCAGGTTGATTTAGGTTATGAACAACGTCAAGTTGTATCGGGTATTGCAGAGCATTACAAACCGGAAGAACTTATCGGTAAAAAGGTAATTGTCGTTGCCAATTTAAAACCTGTTACGTTACGCGGCGAATTATCTCAAGGGATGATTTTAGCAGGCTCACATGACGGAGTTTTAACATTAGCCACTGTTGATCCGAAATTAGCAAATGGTGCACAAGTGAAGTAA
- a CDS encoding TatD family hydrolase has product MSTFIDTHVHLNADQYDEDLQEVIDRAIEANVEKMVVIGFDKKTIERAMQLIEDYDFIYAVIGWHPVDAVDCTDEYLNWIEQLAQHPKVVGIGETGLDYYWDKSPKDVQQYWFRKQIQLAKKLELPIIIHNRDATGDVVRILQEENAAAVGGIMHCFGGSVETARECINMNFMISLGGPVTFKNARQPKEVAAEIPLEHLLIETDAPYLAPHPFRGKRNEPAFVTLVAEEIARLKELPVEEVAYKTTENAKRFFKIQ; this is encoded by the coding sequence ATGAGCACATTTATAGATACACATGTCCATTTAAACGCAGATCAGTATGATGAGGATTTACAGGAAGTAATTGACCGTGCTATTGAAGCCAATGTAGAAAAGATGGTTGTAATCGGATTTGACAAAAAAACGATAGAGCGCGCGATGCAGCTAATAGAAGATTATGATTTTATTTATGCAGTAATTGGTTGGCACCCGGTAGATGCAGTTGATTGTACAGATGAGTATTTAAACTGGATCGAACAACTGGCACAGCACCCTAAAGTTGTCGGGATTGGTGAGACAGGACTGGATTATTACTGGGATAAATCTCCGAAAGATGTTCAACAGTATTGGTTCCGTAAGCAAATCCAATTGGCAAAAAAACTCGAATTACCAATTATTATTCATAATCGCGATGCAACAGGGGATGTCGTGCGGATTTTACAAGAGGAAAACGCAGCTGCTGTAGGCGGGATTATGCATTGTTTCGGCGGTAGTGTTGAAACAGCTCGCGAATGCATAAACATGAATTTCATGATTAGTCTTGGAGGACCAGTTACATTTAAAAATGCACGTCAGCCAAAAGAAGTCGCGGCAGAAATTCCACTGGAACATTTGCTGATTGAAACAGATGCGCCGTATTTAGCGCCCCATCCATTTCGAGGAAAACGAAATGAACCGGCATTCGTTACGTTAGTGGCAGAGGAGATTGCTCGTCTGAAGGAATTGCCTGTGGAAGAAGTTGCGTATAAAACAACGGAAAATGCAAAGCGCTTTTTTAAAATTCAATGA
- a CDS encoding ubiquitin-like domain-containing protein has translation MSNQSMKSQFLGSLRSKQTGVRILSVVLFVSVIAFVLYHGTKTPVMLTADGETTKIYTHATTVDELLTAQNIDYTKYDKVSPSLSTSIDSGMSIEWEQAKEVVISVDGNQSKVWTTENVVKNILEEANIEVTEHDLVSQSLDTEVGADNKIDIQKAFQLTLVDGKKERQVWSTSTTVANFLKQQEVQLGESDRVDKGLEEVIAPNDKIAVVRVEKVTDVVEESVDFAIEKKNDSSLLKGKEKVVSEGKKGKVERTYAIVKENGKVVSKKLASETVIEKPKTKVVSVGTKVVTANVSRSSEPSSGKEFYVTATAYTPNCAGCSGISAAGLNLRANPDMKVIAVDPKIIPLGTKVWVEGYGNAVAADTGGAIKGNKIDVLVPTTSKAKSWGRKKVRIKVLK, from the coding sequence ATGTCAAATCAATCCATGAAAAGCCAGTTCTTAGGATCATTGAGGAGTAAGCAAACAGGGGTCCGAATTCTTTCTGTAGTCCTGTTTGTATCTGTAATTGCATTTGTTCTATATCACGGAACTAAAACTCCCGTTATGTTAACAGCAGACGGAGAGACCACAAAAATTTATACACACGCAACTACGGTTGATGAGCTTCTGACAGCTCAAAATATAGATTATACAAAATATGATAAAGTATCACCCTCACTGAGTACCAGTATTGATAGTGGAATGTCAATAGAATGGGAACAGGCAAAAGAAGTAGTAATTTCAGTTGATGGAAATCAGTCTAAAGTTTGGACAACTGAAAATGTAGTGAAGAACATTTTGGAAGAAGCAAATATTGAAGTAACAGAGCATGATCTTGTATCACAAAGCTTGGATACAGAAGTAGGAGCCGATAACAAAATCGATATTCAAAAAGCGTTTCAGTTAACGCTTGTCGATGGCAAAAAAGAGAGACAAGTATGGTCCACTTCGACTACGGTCGCTAACTTTTTAAAACAACAAGAGGTTCAATTAGGTGAATCGGATCGTGTCGACAAAGGTTTGGAAGAAGTTATTGCTCCAAATGATAAAATCGCAGTTGTTCGCGTAGAAAAGGTTACCGATGTAGTGGAAGAATCAGTAGATTTCGCAATTGAAAAGAAAAATGATTCTTCTTTATTAAAGGGCAAAGAAAAGGTTGTTTCAGAAGGTAAAAAAGGTAAGGTAGAGCGTACATACGCTATCGTTAAAGAGAACGGAAAAGTCGTCTCGAAAAAGCTTGCTTCTGAAACGGTAATTGAAAAACCAAAAACAAAAGTTGTATCTGTAGGGACAAAAGTTGTCACTGCAAACGTTTCCCGTTCTAGTGAACCGAGTTCCGGGAAAGAGTTTTATGTAACTGCAACAGCATATACACCAAATTGTGCAGGCTGCTCGGGTATTTCGGCAGCAGGTCTTAACCTGCGCGCAAATCCGGATATGAAAGTCATTGCAGTAGACCCTAAAATTATCCCATTAGGAACAAAAGTATGGGTTGAAGGTTACGGGAATGCTGTAGCTGCTGACACAGGCGGTGCTATAAAAGGTAATAAAATCGATGTTTTAGTACCGACAACGTCCAAAGCAAAGAGCTGGGGACGTAAAAAAGTACGTATTAAAGTACTTAAATAA